A portion of the Kazachstania africana CBS 2517 chromosome 2, complete genome genome contains these proteins:
- the DFG5 gene encoding putative mannan endo-1,6-alpha-mannosidase (similar to Saccharomyces cerevisiae DFG5 (YMR238W); ancestral locus Anc_8.773), translated as MMITLLFPLLLTVAKAIDLDTSSKTSICDATALIQDGMLDYYEGIRYGGTVGMFQSPYYWWEAGEAFGGMLENWFLCENDTFKEIIYDAILAQTGSDYDFMPENQTMVEGNDDQCVWGLTIMDAVERNFTDPTDGSPGWLYMTQAIFNEMWSRWDSANCGGGLRWQIFTWNSGYDYKSTISNVCLFQLASRLGRYTGNDTYLDVAESVYDWLVDVGFINVANGTAYVYDGADISENCTDITTIDWSYNHGILLGGAAYAYNATNGSSVWESRVTDIVEGAKSIFFSDGIMYESACQDYDTCNNDQRSFKSIFSRMLGFTSVLAPFTASTIDPLIKSSAAACALSCDGGTDGHTCGLNWQDKTCDGNYGLGEQMSALEVIQNLLIHDRPAPYTASTGGSSVGDASAGLNTTTSSADVLENNLTITSKDRAGAAIITAVILGCMAGGAIWMLF; from the coding sequence ACTGTTTCCACTCTTATTGACAGTAGCAAAAGCTATAGATCTCGATACAAGCTCGAAAACTTCTATCTGTGATGCTACTGCCTTGATTCAAGACGGTATGCTCGATTATTATGAGGGTATAAGGTACGGTGGTACCGTGGGAATGTTCCAATCTCCCTACTATTGGTGGGAGGCTGGTGAAGCGTTTGGTGGTATGCTGGAGAATTGGTTTCTTTGTGAAAATGACacttttaaagaaattatttatGATGCTATATTGGCTCAAACAGGTTCAGATTATGATTTTATGCCAGAAAATCAAACTATGGTCGAAGGTAACGATGATCAATGTGTCTGGGGTCTAACTATAATGGATGCTGTCGAAAGAAACTTCACTGACCCAACTGATGGTTCACCTGGCTGGCTTTACATGACTCAAgccattttcaatgaaatgtGGTCTAGATGGGACTCTGCCAATTGTGGAGGAGGTCTCAGATGGCAAATTTTCACCTGGAATTCTGGTTATGACTATAAAAGTACAATTTCTAACGTTTGCTTGTTCCAATTAGCAAGTAGATTGGGCAGATATACTGGTAATGATACCTATTTAGACGTGGCGGAATCAGTTTACGACTGGTTAGTCGATGTAGGTTTCATTAATGTCGCTAATGGTACGGCTTATGTCTATGATGGTGCTGATATCTCGGAGAACTGTACCGATATCACTACCATCGATTGGTCATACAATCATGGTATTCTTCTAGGTGGCGCTGCATATGCCTATAATGCAACTAATGGTTCATCTGTCTGGGAGAGTAGAGTTACAGATATCGTAGAAGGTGCGAaaagtattttctttaGCGATGGCATTATGTATGAAAGTGCCTGTCAAGATTACGATACTTGTAACAATGATCAAAGATCTTTTAAAAGTATTTTCTCCCGTATGTTGGGCTTTACAAGTGTTTTAGCACCATTCACGGCTTCCACTATTGATCCGCTCATCAAGTCAAGTGCAGCTGCATGTGCTTTAAGTTGTGATGGTGGTACTGATGGTCATACATGTGGTTTGAACTGGCAGGATAAAACATGTGACGGTAATTACGGTTTAGGTGAGCAAATGTCAGCTTTGGAAGTTATTCAGAACTTACTTATCCACGATAGGCCAGCTCCGTACACTGCTTCGACCGGTGGTTCTTCTGTTGGTGACGCAAGCGCCGGTCTGAACACTACCACTTCAAGTGCAGATGTATTGGAAAATAACTTAACCATTACTAGTAAAGACCGTGCTGGTGCGGCAATTATCACAGCTGTTATTTTAGGTTGTATGGCTGGTGGTGCAATTTGGATGTTATTCTAA